One window of the Nocardia huaxiensis genome contains the following:
- a CDS encoding YceI family protein — protein MTTSTQNLLAPGAWTLDTNHSSVSFTVKHLGISKVRGRFNRFDTAFVVNESGQAAIEATIYFDSFDTGNEHRDNHVRSADILDTANRPHLTFRVPEPVALAEEFEVTGEATIAGITKPVTLTVEWGGVQVFPQDNKNHAGFFATGTIKRSDFDVAPGLPNAMLSDKIAIELDIQLVEPEA, from the coding sequence ATGACGACTTCCACCCAGAACCTGCTCGCTCCCGGCGCCTGGACCCTCGACACCAACCACTCCTCGGTCAGCTTCACCGTCAAGCACCTGGGCATCTCCAAGGTCCGCGGCCGCTTCAACCGCTTCGACACCGCCTTCGTCGTGAACGAGTCCGGCCAGGCCGCCATCGAGGCCACCATCTACTTCGACTCGTTCGACACCGGCAATGAGCACCGCGACAACCACGTCCGCAGCGCCGACATCCTCGACACCGCCAACCGCCCCCACCTCACCTTCCGCGTCCCCGAACCGGTAGCCCTCGCCGAAGAATTCGAAGTGACCGGCGAGGCCACCATCGCCGGCATCACCAAGCCCGTCACCCTCACCGTCGAATGGGGCGGCGTCCAGGTCTTCCCCCAGGACAACAAGAACCACGCCGGCTTCTTCGCCACCGGCACCATCAAGCGCAGCGACTTCGACGTAGCCCCCGGCCTCCCCAACGCCATGCTCTCCGACAAGATCGCCATCGAACTCGACATCCAACTGGTCGAACCGGAAGCCTGA
- a CDS encoding CaiB/BaiF CoA transferase family protein, giving the protein MSTPSTAKQGPLAGIRVVELAGIGPGPHAALLLADLGADVVRVQRAGQFPGFMERPQWRGRTIVEANLKDPADIEKVLGLVEKADVLLEGFRPGVTERMGLGPDVALERNPKLVYGRMTGWGQYGPLADRAGHDINYISLTGVLNAIGRKGERPVPPLNMVGDFGGGSMFLVFGILAALVERQTSGKGQVIDAAMIDGALALSHMIWGMKGMGLWSDERGTNLLDTGMAFYDTYETADGKYMAVGCIEPQFYAEFLKGLEIDPEGLPHQLDPAGQDQLRKLFADKFKTKTRDEWWAIFEPTDACTTPVLTFTEAEQNPHIQARTGLIDIDGVVQHAPAPRFSRTPGGIPTPPPNEGTPIEQVWAD; this is encoded by the coding sequence GTGAGCACTCCATCCACCGCCAAGCAGGGCCCGCTCGCGGGCATTCGAGTGGTCGAACTGGCCGGCATCGGCCCCGGTCCGCACGCGGCACTGCTGCTCGCCGACCTCGGCGCGGATGTGGTGCGGGTGCAGCGGGCCGGCCAGTTCCCCGGCTTCATGGAGCGCCCGCAGTGGCGTGGCCGCACCATCGTCGAAGCCAACCTGAAGGATCCCGCGGACATCGAGAAGGTGCTCGGCCTCGTCGAGAAGGCCGACGTGCTGCTCGAAGGCTTCCGCCCCGGCGTCACCGAGCGCATGGGCCTGGGCCCCGACGTTGCGCTGGAACGCAATCCGAAGCTCGTCTACGGCCGCATGACCGGCTGGGGCCAGTACGGCCCGCTCGCCGACCGCGCCGGCCACGACATCAACTACATCTCCCTCACCGGCGTCCTGAACGCCATCGGCCGCAAGGGCGAACGCCCCGTCCCGCCGCTGAACATGGTCGGCGACTTCGGCGGCGGCTCCATGTTCCTCGTCTTCGGCATCCTCGCCGCGTTGGTCGAACGCCAGACCTCCGGCAAGGGCCAGGTCATCGACGCCGCCATGATCGACGGCGCGCTGGCCCTCTCCCACATGATCTGGGGCATGAAGGGCATGGGCCTGTGGTCCGACGAGCGCGGCACCAACCTCCTCGACACCGGCATGGCCTTCTACGACACCTACGAAACCGCCGACGGCAAATACATGGCAGTCGGCTGCATCGAGCCCCAGTTCTACGCCGAATTCCTGAAGGGCCTCGAAATCGACCCCGAGGGCCTCCCCCACCAACTCGACCCCGCCGGCCAGGACCAACTCCGAAAGCTCTTCGCCGACAAGTTCAAAACCAAAACCCGCGACGAATGGTGGGCCATCTTCGAACCCACCGACGCCTGCACCACCCCCGTCCTCACCTTCACCGAGGCCGAACAAAACCCCCACATCCAAGCCCGCACCGGCTTGATCGACATCGACGGCGTCGTTCAGCACGCCCCGGCTCCCCGCTTCTCCCGCACCCCGGGCGGGATCCCGACCCCGCCGCCCAACGAGGGCACCCCGATCGAGCAGGTGTGGGCGGACTGA
- a CDS encoding SMI1/KNR4 family protein has translation MSSEEPSVTTGVDEVFDRLVSEGLNPARMAGASDSEINSWASEQGVSTIPAGVRESLRLIGSEPGLWFAGSSFGVRTVTGAAKRHALATITNLPETQLDSNGMLVLVEHQAYEYHVIDGADLSEPDPPVWLVTENRSAVPYWPSVTAWFEYGAPKVADYRFRLKSMRKRGKHTDPIWLSYFNFDDQSSPDR, from the coding sequence ATGAGTAGCGAGGAGCCCAGCGTGACAACGGGGGTCGACGAGGTGTTCGACCGCCTGGTCTCCGAGGGGTTGAACCCAGCTCGAATGGCCGGCGCGAGCGATAGCGAAATCAACAGCTGGGCATCGGAACAAGGCGTCTCGACCATTCCTGCCGGAGTACGTGAATCCCTCCGATTGATCGGCTCCGAGCCCGGCCTGTGGTTCGCCGGTAGCTCGTTCGGTGTGCGTACGGTTACCGGCGCCGCGAAGCGGCATGCGCTGGCCACCATCACGAATCTGCCTGAAACACAGTTGGATTCCAACGGCATGCTGGTCCTGGTCGAGCACCAGGCATACGAGTACCACGTGATCGACGGTGCGGATCTGTCCGAGCCCGATCCACCGGTGTGGCTTGTTACCGAGAACCGGTCGGCGGTCCCGTACTGGCCATCGGTCACTGCCTGGTTCGAGTACGGGGCACCGAAGGTGGCCGATTACAGGTTCCGGCTCAAATCGATGCGCAAACGGGGCAAGCACACCGACCCTATCTGGTTGAGCTACTTCAATTTCGACGATCAGAGCTCACCGGACAGGTAA
- a CDS encoding WXG100 family type VII secretion target produces the protein MGSIWADPDRLRAVTPQFAQLGEDVHTALTALRAGIEAEGRCWGSDTPGKQFEKHYPQGDGEGSINQFLGVLAGLETALKNTGDKIATTANTLQTQDQQRADQFKQV, from the coding sequence GTGGGCAGCATATGGGCCGATCCGGACCGGTTGCGCGCGGTGACGCCGCAGTTCGCGCAACTGGGCGAAGACGTGCACACGGCGCTGACCGCGCTCCGGGCGGGCATCGAAGCCGAAGGTCGCTGCTGGGGCTCGGATACACCCGGCAAGCAGTTCGAAAAGCATTATCCGCAGGGCGACGGCGAAGGCAGCATCAACCAATTCCTCGGCGTCCTGGCCGGTTTGGAGACCGCGCTGAAGAACACCGGTGACAAGATCGCCACCACCGCCAACACCCTGCAGACGCAGGATCAGCAGCGCGCCGACCAGTTCAAACAGGTGTAG
- a CDS encoding YbaB/EbfC family nucleoid-associated protein, with protein sequence MEQWERDQIREANAHLRLALDGIQADFDREMAELADVQRKLAMMKVHATTPNNLARVTVNASGQVTEVTLADDAFLRSTPKQLAAELNAAIHGAVEAAGSARDQLLEPITMIVNGMPDLDQLVPGAPSLRELRNQLSENEKGV encoded by the coding sequence ATGGAGCAGTGGGAACGGGATCAGATCCGGGAGGCCAATGCGCATCTGCGCCTCGCACTCGACGGCATTCAGGCCGATTTCGACCGCGAGATGGCCGAATTGGCCGACGTACAGCGAAAACTCGCGATGATGAAGGTGCACGCGACAACGCCGAACAACCTCGCGCGGGTGACGGTGAACGCCTCCGGTCAGGTCACCGAGGTGACGCTGGCCGATGACGCCTTTCTGCGCAGCACCCCCAAACAGCTTGCGGCCGAACTGAATGCCGCCATCCACGGCGCGGTCGAGGCGGCCGGGTCCGCGCGCGACCAACTGCTGGAGCCGATCACGATGATCGTGAACGGCATGCCTGATCTCGACCAACTGGTACCGGGCGCCCCCAGCCTGCGCGAATTGCGAAACCAGTTGTCCGAGAACGAGAAGGGCGTGTGA
- a CDS encoding toxin glutamine deamidase domain-containing protein — protein sequence MTLGFPQLPGVLGWLQDFLIGHWPEGDEDAMRRVAQHWSDAADALEKLQQPADLTMNAALAAIDGKIGDAMSSYWQQLVGGDGSDLKKIIGNCESYAKQLEQGATDIEYTKLTIYVSVGTIVAMAFIPGVGWAVDAVAANAVRLAVRMAVQQLIARLGVRGAAYAAERAAVAAIAKASGTVVRQTLPELIAKQALIGAALGGGTDAAVQGIQFGMGTRDDFNFQSLFLSTGAGAVAGSIAGTLGERAAISLTPRLAETNAAASVIAMGAAQVPGNVLGNAAAATTMAAATGNPIDMHAVAHGAGGGLISKPAGPHGGSTVEAGGQGGTSAGNGIPAVKDTTVHAVDQPVVTVSAAATTAPVVDSAPHSTLPAGHGNPVVAHPDSPSSGQPVAAASNPAHQGGAGQPVVGDRGVTGAGAPTTTAPDRAPGAATTTHGGGTPAPDRNLPAGATRMPADNVGRPEITSRPETSARPETQSPATRAETPARSGEKSFGTGEQPGRSPESPATGKPGEPTHGVNPEHVRTPAEEGGPAGDRDTGDGESPASHSRNADEGGEPPASNDHTGHPVDSRPEPGAPDDTTGHEAPGLPEHPHEPLELTDHDRKLIDKFADKHGLSAEEVVRGIETGKLELGSYAIWPKPPDAVPTPDKLTAEYLNQVIDQLRENPLERQRYTSAEPESFRAGCPDTELPGSLTRSMPEHALDNSVSPIDSDRIEVNHESDGLSPMWRDQSAGDAYLDPKNALFRMDSRGTEIFEHGFAPRDPANLNISAHVGDAGSGRPDGFVSLSRSAEHTVLRDQFQLSGNDLARLAAEGKVERLPDGTYRQMRYMHELYTPHGIDVDATYHDATAHSRYNTGGHQEAEILAPGGISGDSVYRTWPRETIYDPNGNILSSRVGEPIHNPDFAHLNNSRFAESHERGGVADESHSQAPRDRAVPEELATPERLVTDRDGSGSLPEHGTAPKDDGHPDSPVPAPDTAHRVRQDAQPENDGTAPVSSAPRSENPPVQTVPDYSAPLSPHTNLPPTQHAPHAPDVAPVAQSPVHTAHEQSPQPAPRTNPVEHAPHQPDSRAPEQRAPRPDQQSAQQSPHAQQQAPHERGPVEAVPARTTAHPDGLGTHPNSPQPRTVSPHEVRQANQIRQVREWYRTQPPEGGRVTPVPIDHSPNGKPAYDFHRHPDAHGGPIAVTSIKVHVTFDGTVTPEHVARVWEHAQLATDLAFNHGQRLLSGDRVMVDLVHTSDPSTAHLNIHVTDAPGPWHPNSHPDAMAQQLREHLGLFAEPDRSGFGPEEIRQLSNDIAKANTPAALDGLRDTRSFGREQLQQVEKPEYQHAVEDALRDGNRFLVGADPRDNPYGRLINDGGPEQPGRSNDCLDNSLAALSSFNGRPEVAAPRWPDRLPDGSIDNRSGERGGLQRAAEWIGGEVQSYNDGRPVKDQFQALHNWIEQLGPGSSALVYNQWHAVDSAVQPLFHENGTPKIDGAHATVVVYPRDASGPVWWDPQLSRFSDTPPSYLADRSAHMEFMTVDPQGGPHGAGTAPHHEPAGAVPGRDLPGPGVRDDLDRARLGVPPETHPRADRPEPGSGPGELRGEQEHGGGDRAPEPAPTHDRGDVRRGDPGGPTDRQTDLPTPAEREHPTTPGRFDHDPVPGANRIDSTTGPDHGIPADHRQEHPRVPADSTHGSERGVVDGLAPESGRPLAEPGDVPGVGPDRTADADRDLDSDGSEFGAEVDTSTPEYQRTREADFDHLVDRNQDLRQSGLEAVRELNNGSDPAADGVRRPDGRTITTLLYRMDSGSAGEEFGYSGDGHDWPPANETHALPKEEYRLFESKEVALYNPRDEGNGPSIKPRLHDSEVKLLEELSRRHLEELSGLDREAVDDAIRKSVRKIAGWDRRGFPEIPDGPEGDTLRQRQRIADEIYEDMREYPRYPQGLEGEAMRARHRIVEAVRLLNEAAASAASNAGRQHVPFTVHDISGDVRMVVDLPAGRDYPPAEQICGSCQDVIVAYQEAFPGIRIEVRNLKHEELWNE from the coding sequence GTGACTCTGGGGTTTCCGCAGCTCCCCGGCGTACTGGGCTGGCTGCAAGACTTCCTGATCGGGCACTGGCCCGAGGGCGACGAGGACGCCATGCGTCGGGTGGCGCAGCACTGGTCCGATGCGGCGGACGCGCTGGAGAAGCTTCAGCAGCCCGCCGACCTGACCATGAACGCCGCGCTCGCCGCCATCGACGGCAAGATCGGCGACGCCATGTCGTCGTACTGGCAGCAGCTCGTCGGCGGTGACGGCAGCGACCTGAAGAAGATCATCGGCAACTGTGAGAGCTACGCGAAACAGCTCGAACAGGGCGCCACCGATATCGAATACACAAAGCTCACCATCTACGTATCGGTCGGGACGATCGTGGCGATGGCGTTCATCCCCGGCGTCGGGTGGGCGGTCGATGCGGTGGCGGCCAATGCGGTGCGGCTCGCCGTAAGGATGGCGGTGCAGCAGTTGATCGCCCGGCTCGGTGTCCGGGGCGCGGCCTACGCGGCCGAACGGGCCGCCGTCGCGGCCATCGCGAAAGCGAGCGGAACGGTGGTGCGGCAGACACTGCCCGAGCTCATCGCCAAACAGGCGTTGATCGGCGCGGCACTCGGTGGCGGCACGGACGCGGCTGTTCAGGGCATTCAGTTCGGGATGGGGACCCGCGACGACTTCAACTTCCAGTCGTTGTTCCTCTCGACCGGTGCGGGCGCGGTCGCTGGTTCGATCGCGGGCACTCTGGGCGAGCGCGCGGCCATCTCCCTGACGCCGCGGCTGGCCGAAACCAATGCTGCCGCTTCGGTTATCGCGATGGGCGCCGCCCAGGTCCCCGGCAATGTGCTGGGCAATGCGGCGGCCGCGACCACTATGGCGGCCGCCACCGGCAACCCGATCGACATGCATGCCGTCGCGCACGGGGCGGGCGGCGGGCTGATTTCCAAACCCGCTGGGCCGCACGGCGGTTCGACGGTGGAGGCAGGCGGACAGGGTGGGACCTCGGCCGGGAACGGCATTCCGGCGGTCAAGGACACCACCGTGCACGCCGTCGATCAGCCCGTGGTTACGGTCTCCGCGGCAGCGACCACGGCTCCCGTCGTCGATTCCGCACCGCACTCCACGCTTCCGGCCGGACACGGGAATCCTGTTGTCGCACACCCGGATTCCCCCTCGAGTGGGCAACCTGTGGCCGCCGCGTCCAATCCGGCGCATCAGGGCGGGGCAGGTCAGCCGGTGGTGGGAGACCGCGGGGTCACGGGAGCGGGTGCGCCCACGACAACCGCTCCCGACCGCGCCCCTGGCGCTGCGACCACGACGCACGGTGGCGGTACGCCGGCACCGGACCGGAACCTGCCCGCGGGCGCGACCCGCATGCCCGCCGACAATGTCGGACGACCCGAAATCACCTCTCGGCCCGAAACTTCGGCGCGCCCGGAAACGCAGTCGCCGGCCACTCGCGCCGAGACACCAGCACGTTCCGGCGAAAAGTCTTTCGGCACAGGGGAACAGCCCGGAAGAAGCCCGGAATCCCCGGCAACCGGAAAGCCCGGCGAACCCACCCACGGCGTGAACCCAGAACACGTCCGTACGCCTGCCGAAGAGGGTGGTCCGGCAGGCGATCGAGACACCGGGGACGGTGAGAGCCCGGCATCGCACAGCCGGAACGCGGACGAAGGCGGCGAACCCCCTGCCTCGAACGACCACACCGGCCATCCGGTCGATTCCCGGCCGGAGCCCGGCGCGCCCGACGACACGACCGGCCACGAGGCGCCCGGCCTGCCGGAGCACCCGCACGAGCCACTGGAGCTGACCGATCACGATCGGAAGCTCATCGACAAGTTCGCGGACAAGCACGGATTGTCCGCCGAAGAAGTCGTCCGCGGCATCGAAACCGGCAAGCTGGAATTGGGCTCCTATGCGATCTGGCCCAAGCCACCGGACGCGGTCCCGACTCCGGACAAACTCACCGCCGAGTACCTCAACCAGGTCATCGACCAGCTGCGTGAGAATCCGCTGGAGCGGCAGCGCTACACCAGCGCCGAACCGGAATCGTTCCGGGCGGGCTGCCCCGATACCGAATTGCCCGGCAGCCTGACCCGTTCGATGCCCGAGCATGCCCTCGACAACTCCGTCTCACCCATCGACTCGGACCGGATCGAGGTCAATCACGAGAGCGACGGCCTGTCGCCGATGTGGCGGGACCAGAGTGCGGGCGACGCGTATCTCGACCCGAAAAACGCTCTGTTCCGGATGGATTCGCGCGGCACCGAAATCTTCGAGCACGGCTTCGCGCCCCGCGATCCGGCGAACCTGAACATCAGCGCGCACGTGGGTGACGCCGGGAGCGGCCGGCCGGACGGTTTCGTCTCCCTGTCCCGCAGCGCCGAACACACCGTTCTGCGCGACCAGTTCCAGCTCTCCGGCAACGACCTCGCCCGGCTCGCCGCCGAAGGCAAGGTGGAGCGACTCCCCGACGGCACATACCGCCAGATGCGCTACATGCACGAGCTGTACACCCCGCACGGCATCGACGTGGACGCCACCTACCACGACGCCACCGCGCACAGCCGCTACAACACCGGCGGCCACCAGGAAGCCGAGATCCTCGCCCCCGGAGGCATTTCCGGCGACTCCGTCTACCGAACCTGGCCGCGCGAAACCATCTACGACCCGAACGGCAACATCCTGTCGTCTCGCGTCGGCGAACCCATCCACAACCCGGACTTCGCGCACCTGAACAATTCCCGCTTCGCCGAATCGCACGAGCGGGGCGGCGTTGCCGACGAATCGCATTCGCAGGCACCGCGCGATCGGGCGGTACCGGAAGAATTGGCGACGCCCGAACGGCTCGTAACCGACAGGGACGGCTCCGGGTCGTTGCCGGAGCACGGCACGGCTCCGAAGGACGACGGCCATCCGGATAGCCCGGTGCCCGCTCCGGATACGGCGCATCGGGTACGTCAGGACGCTCAGCCGGAGAATGACGGCACCGCCCCTGTATCGAGCGCGCCTCGCTCGGAAAATCCTCCGGTGCAGACAGTTCCGGATTATTCCGCCCCGTTGTCACCGCACACGAACCTGCCGCCCACGCAGCACGCACCGCATGCTCCCGACGTGGCACCGGTGGCGCAGTCACCAGTACACACGGCGCACGAGCAGTCGCCACAGCCTGCACCTCGCACGAATCCGGTGGAACACGCACCACACCAACCGGATTCCCGTGCACCGGAGCAACGAGCGCCGCGACCTGACCAGCAATCCGCTCAACAATCCCCGCACGCCCAGCAGCAGGCACCGCACGAACGTGGCCCGGTTGAAGCAGTGCCGGCGAGAACCACGGCGCACCCGGATGGGCTTGGTACACACCCGAATTCACCGCAGCCGCGCACGGTATCGCCCCACGAGGTGCGGCAGGCGAATCAGATCCGCCAGGTACGCGAGTGGTATCGCACCCAGCCTCCGGAGGGCGGCCGAGTCACCCCGGTGCCCATCGACCACAGCCCGAACGGCAAGCCCGCCTACGACTTCCACCGCCACCCGGACGCCCACGGCGGCCCCATCGCGGTGACGTCGATCAAGGTGCACGTCACCTTCGACGGCACCGTCACCCCCGAACACGTTGCGCGCGTATGGGAACACGCCCAACTGGCCACCGACCTCGCCTTCAACCACGGCCAGCGCCTACTGTCCGGTGACCGGGTCATGGTGGACCTGGTCCACACCTCGGACCCGTCCACCGCACACCTGAACATCCACGTCACCGACGCCCCTGGCCCATGGCATCCGAACAGCCATCCGGACGCGATGGCGCAGCAGTTGCGCGAGCACCTCGGCCTGTTCGCCGAGCCCGACCGAAGCGGGTTCGGGCCGGAGGAGATTCGTCAGCTCAGTAATGACATCGCCAAGGCGAATACTCCTGCCGCGCTCGACGGTCTGCGGGACACGCGTTCGTTCGGCCGCGAGCAACTGCAGCAGGTCGAGAAGCCGGAATACCAGCACGCCGTGGAAGATGCGTTGCGCGACGGCAACCGTTTCCTGGTCGGGGCGGACCCGCGCGATAATCCGTACGGCAGGCTGATCAATGACGGTGGGCCGGAGCAACCGGGACGCAGCAACGACTGCCTGGACAACTCGCTGGCCGCCCTGTCCTCGTTCAACGGCCGTCCGGAGGTGGCCGCCCCACGCTGGCCGGATCGGCTGCCCGACGGCAGCATCGACAATCGCAGTGGCGAGCGTGGTGGCCTGCAACGCGCGGCCGAGTGGATCGGCGGCGAGGTTCAGAGCTACAACGACGGCCGCCCCGTCAAAGACCAGTTCCAGGCGCTGCACAACTGGATCGAGCAGCTGGGCCCCGGTTCGTCGGCCCTCGTCTACAACCAGTGGCACGCAGTCGATTCCGCCGTGCAACCGCTCTTCCACGAGAACGGGACGCCGAAGATCGACGGCGCGCACGCCACCGTCGTCGTCTACCCACGCGACGCGTCCGGCCCGGTCTGGTGGGACCCGCAACTGAGCCGTTTCTCCGACACGCCACCGTCATACTTGGCCGACCGTTCGGCCCACATGGAGTTCATGACCGTCGACCCGCAGGGAGGACCTCACGGTGCCGGAACCGCTCCACACCACGAACCAGCTGGTGCAGTACCTGGCCGAGATCTTCCCGGGCCAGGAGTTCGAGACGATCTCGATCGAGCACGGCTGGGTGTGCCGCCCGAAACTCACCCCCGAGCAGATCGCCCGGAACCAGGATCTGGGCCTGGCGAATTACGTGGTGAACAAGAACACGGGGGTGGTGACCGCGCACCCGAGCCTGCACCCACTCACGATCGGGGAGATGTACGACGAGGCGATCCGGGCGGGCCAACCGATCGGCAGACAGATCTACCCACCCCTGCAGAGCGTGAACATCCAACGACTCCAGGAAGATTCGACCACGATCCGGTACCTGGTGCGAATCGAATCGACAGCACAACCGGACCCGATCACGGAATACCAGCTGACCATCGACAAGAACACCCTCGCGTACCAGCCGACAGCACCCATGGCAGCGAACGTGGTGTCGTGGACGGACTGGCGCCGGAGTCAGGACGGCCACTGGCCGAGCCAGGGGATGTTCCAGGAGTAGGACCGGATCGGACCGCCGATGCGGACCGCGACCTGGATTCCGATGGAAGTGAGTTCGGCGCGGAAGTGGATACCTCCACACCGGAGTATCAGCGGACTCGTGAGGCGGACTTCGATCACCTCGTCGACCGGAATCAGGACCTGCGTCAGAGCGGGCTCGAAGCAGTTCGCGAGCTGAACAACGGATCCGATCCCGCAGCGGATGGTGTACGACGACCTGACGGACGCACGATCACGACTCTGCTTTACCGGATGGATTCCGGCAGCGCCGGTGAGGAATTCGGGTACAGCGGGGACGGCCACGATTGGCCTCCTGCGAACGAGACCCATGCACTTCCCAAGGAAGAATATCGACTCTTCGAATCCAAGGAGGTCGCGCTCTACAACCCTCGCGACGAGGGCAACGGTCCCAGCATCAAACCACGATTGCACGACTCGGAAGTCAAACTGCTGGAGGAGCTTTCCCGGCGGCATCTCGAGGAGCTGAGCGGCTTGGATCGCGAGGCCGTCGATGACGCTATCCGGAAATCGGTTCGAAAGATCGCAGGATGGGACCGTCGCGGATTCCCGGAAATCCCTGACGGCCCCGAAGGCGATACGCTGCGGCAACGTCAGCGCATAGCCGATGAGATCTACGAAGATATGCGTGAATATCCTCGCTACCCCCAAGGGTTGGAAGGTGAGGCCATGCGGGCGCGGCACCGCATCGTCGAGGCGGTCCGGCTTCTCAACGAGGCTGCCGCGTCGGCGGCGTCGAACGCCGGAAGGCAGCATGTTCCGTTTACGGTGCATGACATATCGGGCGATGTGCGAATGGTCGTAGACCTTCCCGCCGGCCGCGACTATCCGCCGGCCGAGCAGATCTGCGGGTCGTGCCAGGACGTCATCGTCGCCTATCAGGAAGCTTTCCCCGGAATACGCATCGAGGTTCGCAATCTGAAGCACGAGGAGTTGTGGAATGAGTAG
- a CDS encoding SseB family protein — MNLSSLAKRQKLDISIYPGADVAVLPKPAAADFDWAAANPGKWQYFVDPTADKATAGPANVIGGWRADEAGGISETWLNPDFVPTAQYAKREITTGLELVIWRMDYGFSNLGQFMDTLLRSELIIVLPADDPLGERGWPLLQAPTRAAVVVYTSEGHLPNDTNPWLRRKVPGREVLEYVCGQEHLDLVINPESRTIFELQGPHLADWWQQLREAQRTDATPQEGR, encoded by the coding sequence ATGAATCTGAGTAGCTTGGCCAAGCGGCAGAAGCTGGACATCTCCATCTATCCGGGCGCTGATGTCGCGGTGCTGCCGAAACCGGCCGCGGCGGATTTCGACTGGGCGGCAGCGAATCCCGGCAAGTGGCAGTACTTCGTCGATCCCACGGCCGACAAGGCGACGGCCGGTCCGGCGAACGTGATCGGTGGCTGGCGCGCCGATGAGGCGGGCGGGATCTCCGAGACGTGGCTGAACCCCGATTTCGTGCCGACCGCGCAGTACGCGAAGCGGGAAATCACGACCGGGCTCGAGTTGGTGATCTGGCGAATGGACTACGGGTTCAGCAATCTCGGTCAGTTCATGGACACTCTGCTGCGCAGCGAGTTGATCATCGTGCTGCCTGCCGACGACCCCCTCGGCGAGCGCGGCTGGCCGCTCCTGCAGGCGCCGACCCGGGCCGCGGTGGTGGTCTACACCTCGGAGGGACACCTGCCCAACGACACGAATCCTTGGCTGCGCCGGAAGGTGCCCGGACGAGAAGTACTCGAATACGTCTGCGGGCAGGAACATCTGGACCTGGTGATCAACCCCGAGAGCAGGACCATCTTCGAGCTGCAAGGACCGCACCTCGCCGACTGGTGGCAGCAATTGCGGGAAGCCCAGCGCACCGACGCGACACCGCAGGAAGGGCGGTAG
- a CDS encoding helix-turn-helix domain-containing protein → MSRSEFAEFLIARRGQLQPEDVGLPSGRRRRTPGLRREEVAALAGVSVDYLARLEQGRDTNPSMAVLGALSDALRLNEIERHHFGRLALGMAEASNCPSAGQAREEVTETLRAVIDALHPTPAFVVGRWMNVLAWNPAWRDFAEPLGLFDDAAHGNFAYYLFARPDAQKYFLNWDDAADTAVSALRAAQTRFIDDRVLESQIATLQQMPEFARRWREHRLTDFRSALLRIDHPVRGEVEVELETLDPAADQSVMVWLVDRRAARAPGLRLVNEQPRLVNE, encoded by the coding sequence GTGTCACGATCCGAATTCGCCGAGTTCCTCATCGCCAGACGCGGGCAGTTGCAGCCCGAGGACGTCGGGCTGCCGAGTGGGCGCCGGCGGCGCACGCCGGGGCTGCGGCGCGAAGAGGTGGCCGCACTGGCGGGGGTGAGCGTGGACTACCTGGCTCGGCTCGAACAGGGGCGAGACACCAATCCATCCATGGCCGTGCTGGGCGCGCTGTCGGATGCGTTGCGGCTCAACGAGATCGAACGGCATCACTTCGGCAGGCTGGCACTCGGGATGGCGGAGGCGAGCAACTGCCCGTCGGCGGGCCAGGCGCGGGAAGAGGTGACCGAGACGCTGCGCGCGGTCATCGACGCACTGCATCCCACACCGGCATTCGTGGTCGGACGATGGATGAACGTGCTCGCCTGGAATCCGGCCTGGCGGGATTTCGCCGAACCACTCGGACTTTTCGACGACGCGGCGCACGGGAACTTCGCCTACTATCTGTTCGCTCGGCCGGACGCCCAGAAATACTTCCTGAACTGGGATGATGCCGCCGACACCGCAGTCTCGGCACTGCGGGCCGCACAGACCCGCTTCATCGACGACCGGGTGCTCGAATCCCAGATCGCGACACTCCAGCAAATGCCGGAGTTCGCACGCCGATGGCGGGAGCACCGGCTCACCGACTTCCGGTCGGCCCTGCTGCGCATCGACCATCCCGTCCGCGGTGAAGTCGAGGTAGAGCTGGAAACACTGGATCCGGCCGCCGATCAGAGCGTCATGGTGTGGCTGGTGGACCGGCGCGCCGCCCGCGCTCCCGGACTGCGGCTGGTCAACGAACAGCCACGACTGGTGAACGAGTAG